In Bacillus sp. NP247, one DNA window encodes the following:
- a CDS encoding ring-cleaving dioxygenase, whose protein sequence is MEKKTMGIHHITAIVGHPQENVDFYAGVLGSRLVKQTVNFDDPGTYHLYFGNEGGKPGTIITFFPWAGARQGIIGDGQVGITSYVVPKGAMGFWENRLEKFDVSYTKMTRFGEQYLEFDDPHGLHIELVEREEGELNNWNFGEVTPEVAIKGFGGAVLLSAQPQQTAELLEHVMGLEKIGEEGEFVRFRSSADIGNIIDLKLSTIGRGQMGVGTVHHIAWRASDDADQLDWREHVSRFGYGVTPVQDRNYFNAIYFREHGEILFEIATDPPGFAHDESVETMGADLKLPEQYEPNRKQIEQTLLPFEVRNLD, encoded by the coding sequence ATGGAAAAGAAAACAATGGGGATACATCATATTACAGCAATTGTAGGGCATCCACAAGAAAATGTAGACTTTTATGCTGGTGTATTAGGGTCACGTTTAGTGAAACAAACAGTGAATTTTGATGATCCAGGTACGTACCATCTTTATTTTGGTAATGAAGGAGGAAAGCCTGGAACAATTATTACGTTTTTTCCATGGGCAGGTGCTCGCCAAGGAATTATTGGAGATGGTCAAGTAGGAATTACTTCATATGTCGTACCAAAAGGTGCAATGGGGTTTTGGGAAAATAGACTAGAAAAGTTTGACGTTTCATATACAAAGATGACTCGATTTGGGGAGCAGTATTTAGAATTTGATGATCCACATGGTTTGCATATAGAATTAGTTGAAAGAGAAGAAGGCGAATTAAATAATTGGAATTTTGGAGAAGTTACGCCGGAAGTAGCAATTAAAGGATTTGGCGGTGCTGTTCTTTTATCGGCACAACCTCAACAAACTGCTGAATTGTTAGAACACGTTATGGGTCTTGAGAAAATTGGAGAAGAGGGTGAATTTGTTCGATTCCGTTCTTCTGCTGATATTGGAAATATTATTGATTTAAAATTATCAACAATCGGACGCGGTCAGATGGGCGTTGGTACAGTTCATCATATTGCTTGGAGAGCGAGCGACGATGCTGATCAACTAGATTGGAGAGAACATGTATCTCGCTTTGGGTACGGTGTAACTCCTGTGCAAGATCGAAATTATTTTAATGCAATTTATTTTAGAGAACACGGGGAAATTTTATTTGAAATTGCGACAGACCCTCCTGGCTTTGCTCATGACGAATCTGTAGAGACGATGGGTGCGGATTTAAAGTTACCGGAGCAATATGAACCAAATAGAAAACAGATTGAACAAACGCTCTTACCATTTGAAGTGAGAAATTTAGACTAA
- a CDS encoding alpha/beta hydrolase, whose protein sequence is MKHVFQKGKDTSKPVLLLLHGTGGNELDLLPLAERIDPEASVLSVRGNVLENGMPRFFRRLAEGIFDEEDLIFRTNELNEFLNEAAKTYEFDRNNIVAIGYSNGANIAASLLFHYEDALKAAVLHHPMVPRRGIQLPNLAETAVFIAAGTNDPICAPSESEELKTLLENANANVTMHWENRGHQLTMNEVEKATEWYEKVFSHA, encoded by the coding sequence ATGAAACATGTTTTTCAAAAAGGAAAAGATACATCAAAACCAGTGTTGTTATTACTTCATGGTACAGGTGGTAATGAATTAGATTTATTACCACTTGCAGAAAGAATTGATCCAGAAGCTTCTGTATTAAGTGTTAGGGGAAATGTATTAGAAAATGGCATGCCACGTTTCTTCCGTAGATTAGCAGAAGGTATTTTTGATGAAGAAGATTTAATTTTCCGTACGAATGAATTAAATGAATTTTTAAATGAAGCGGCAAAAACATATGAATTTGATAGGAACAACATTGTAGCTATCGGTTATTCAAATGGAGCGAACATTGCAGCGAGCTTATTATTCCATTATGAAGATGCATTAAAAGCTGCTGTTCTTCATCATCCAATGGTGCCTAGAAGAGGAATACAATTGCCTAATTTAGCAGAAACAGCGGTATTTATCGCAGCGGGGACAAATGATCCAATTTGTGCGCCTTCTGAGTCAGAAGAATTGAAGACGTTATTAGAAAATGCCAATGCCAATGTAACAATGCATTGGGAAAATAGAGGACATCAATTAACGATGAATGAAGTAGAGAAGGCAACAGAATGGTATGAAAAAGTGTTTTCACATGCATAA
- the hutI gene encoding imidazolonepropionase, whose product MLDTLLINIGQLLTMDQEDGLLRREAMNTLPVIENGAIGIENGVITFVGTAEEAKGLQAKEVIDCGGKMVSPGLVDPHTHLVFGGSRENEIALKLQGVPYLEILEQGGGILATVNATKQASKEELVQKAKFHLDRMLSFGVTTVEAKSGYGLDDETEWKQLEVTAQLQKEHPIDLVSTFLGAHAVPKEYKGRSKEFLQWMLDLLPEMKEKQLAEFVDIFCETGVFSVEESKEFLLKAKEFGFDVKIHADEIDPLGGAEAAAEIGAASADHLVGASDKGIEMLADSNTVATLLPGTTFYLNKESFARGRKMIDEGVAVALATDFNPGSCPTENIQLIMSIAMLKLKMTPEEVWNAVTVNSSYAINRGDVAGKIRVGRKADLVLWDAYNYAYVPYHYGVSHVNTVWKNGNIAYTRGEQSWSTATI is encoded by the coding sequence ATGCTGGACACTTTACTAATAAATATCGGTCAATTACTAACAATGGATCAAGAAGATGGCTTGTTAAGACGGGAAGCGATGAACACGCTTCCTGTTATTGAAAACGGTGCGATTGGAATAGAAAATGGCGTGATTACTTTCGTTGGAACAGCGGAAGAAGCAAAAGGATTACAAGCGAAAGAGGTTATTGATTGCGGCGGGAAAATGGTTTCTCCTGGTCTTGTTGATCCGCATACTCATCTTGTGTTTGGTGGATCTCGTGAAAATGAAATCGCGCTGAAATTACAAGGCGTTCCGTACTTGGAAATTTTAGAACAAGGCGGAGGTATTCTTGCGACTGTAAATGCAACGAAACAGGCATCGAAAGAAGAACTTGTGCAAAAAGCGAAATTCCATTTAGACCGTATGCTATCTTTCGGTGTAACAACCGTAGAAGCGAAGAGTGGTTACGGATTAGATGACGAGACGGAATGGAAACAATTAGAGGTAACTGCGCAATTACAAAAAGAGCATCCAATTGATTTAGTTTCAACATTTTTAGGTGCTCATGCAGTTCCGAAAGAGTATAAAGGAAGATCGAAAGAATTTTTACAATGGATGCTAGATCTATTACCAGAGATGAAAGAGAAGCAATTAGCTGAGTTCGTTGATATTTTCTGTGAAACAGGTGTGTTCTCTGTAGAAGAATCAAAAGAATTTTTATTAAAAGCGAAAGAGTTTGGCTTTGATGTGAAAATTCATGCAGATGAAATCGACCCTCTTGGTGGTGCGGAAGCAGCGGCTGAAATCGGTGCAGCGTCAGCGGACCATTTAGTTGGCGCTTCTGATAAAGGAATTGAAATGCTTGCGGATTCTAATACAGTAGCGACTTTATTACCAGGAACAACTTTCTATTTAAATAAAGAAAGTTTCGCACGCGGTCGCAAAATGATTGATGAAGGTGTTGCGGTTGCTTTAGCTACAGACTTTAACCCAGGTAGCTGTCCAACTGAAAACATTCAGCTTATTATGAGCATTGCGATGCTGAAATTGAAAATGACACCAGAAGAAGTCTGGAATGCCGTAACGGTTAACTCATCTTATGCCATTAATCGAGGCGATGTAGCTGGGAAAATTAGAGTTGGTCGTAAGGCGGATTTAGTTTTATGGGATGCTTATAATTACGCTTACGTACCGTACCATTACGGTGTAAGTCATGTAAATACAGTATGGAAGAATGGTAATATCGCATATACAAGAGGTGAACAATCGTGGAGCACGGCCACTATTTAA
- the hutU gene encoding urocanate hydratase has protein sequence MEKVQQTIRAPRGTELQTKGWVQEAALRMLMNNLDPEVAEKPEELVVYGGIGRAARNWESYHAIVDSLKTLESDETLLVQSGKPVAIFKSHEDAPRVLLANSNLVPKWANWDHFRELEKKGLMMYGQMTAGSWIYIGTQGILQGTYETFGEAARQHFDGSLKGTVTLTAGLGGMGGAQPLAVTMNGGVVIAIDVDKRSIDRRIEKRYCDKYTESLEEALAIANEYKEKKEPISIGLLGNAAEILPELVNRNIIPDLVTDQTSAHDPLNGYIPVGYTVEEAAKLREEDPERYVQLSKESMKKHVEAMLAMQEKGAITFDYGNNIRQVAFDEGLKNAFDFPGFVPAFIRPLFCEGKGPFRWVALSGDPEDIYKTDEVILREFADNEHLCNWIRMARQQVEFQGLPSRICWLGYGERAKFGRIINEMVANGELSAPIVIGRDHLDCGSVASPNRETESMKDGSDAVADWPILNALINSVNGASWVSVHHGGGVGMGYSLHAGMVIVADGTEAAAKRIERVLTSDPGMGVVRHVDAGYDLAVQTAKEKGVNIPMMK, from the coding sequence ATGGAAAAAGTACAACAAACAATTCGTGCGCCAAGAGGAACAGAATTACAAACGAAAGGGTGGGTTCAAGAAGCAGCACTTCGTATGTTAATGAACAATTTAGATCCTGAAGTTGCTGAAAAACCAGAAGAACTAGTTGTATATGGTGGAATTGGCCGTGCAGCTCGTAACTGGGAAAGCTACCATGCAATTGTTGATTCATTAAAAACATTAGAAAGCGATGAAACGTTACTTGTCCAATCAGGAAAACCGGTAGCAATTTTTAAATCACATGAAGATGCACCTCGCGTTCTTTTAGCGAACTCAAACTTAGTACCAAAATGGGCGAACTGGGATCACTTCCGTGAACTAGAGAAAAAAGGTCTTATGATGTACGGACAAATGACAGCTGGTAGCTGGATTTATATTGGAACACAAGGGATTTTACAAGGAACATATGAAACATTTGGTGAAGCGGCACGCCAGCATTTCGATGGTTCATTAAAAGGCACAGTAACACTTACTGCTGGTTTAGGTGGTATGGGTGGTGCACAACCGCTTGCTGTAACGATGAACGGCGGTGTTGTAATTGCTATTGATGTAGATAAGCGTAGTATCGATCGTCGTATTGAAAAGAGATATTGTGATAAGTATACAGAATCATTAGAAGAAGCATTGGCTATTGCAAACGAGTATAAAGAGAAGAAAGAACCGATTTCAATTGGATTATTAGGTAATGCAGCAGAAATTTTACCTGAGTTAGTAAACCGTAATATTATCCCTGACTTAGTTACGGATCAAACTTCTGCACATGATCCATTAAACGGTTATATTCCAGTAGGTTACACAGTAGAAGAAGCAGCGAAACTTCGTGAAGAAGATCCAGAACGTTACGTACAATTATCAAAAGAAAGTATGAAAAAACATGTAGAAGCAATGCTTGCAATGCAAGAAAAAGGCGCGATTACATTTGATTACGGAAATAACATTCGCCAAGTTGCTTTCGATGAAGGATTAAAAAATGCTTTCGATTTCCCGGGATTCGTTCCAGCATTTATCCGTCCATTATTCTGTGAAGGAAAAGGACCATTCCGCTGGGTAGCACTTTCTGGTGATCCAGAAGATATTTATAAAACAGACGAAGTTATTTTACGCGAGTTCGCGGATAATGAACATTTATGTAATTGGATTCGTATGGCACGCCAGCAAGTTGAGTTCCAAGGTCTTCCATCACGTATTTGTTGGCTTGGTTATGGCGAGCGTGCAAAATTTGGTCGCATTATTAATGAAATGGTGGCTAATGGGGAATTATCAGCACCGATCGTTATCGGCCGTGACCATTTAGATTGCGGATCAGTAGCATCTCCAAACCGTGAAACAGAATCGATGAAAGACGGTAGTGATGCAGTAGCAGACTGGCCAATTTTAAATGCATTAATCAACAGTGTAAACGGTGCAAGCTGGGTGTCTGTTCACCACGGTGGTGGCGTTGGTATGGGTTATTCACTTCACGCTGGAATGGTTATCGTTGCAGATGGAACAGAAGCAGCGGCAAAACGTATTGAACGTGTACTAACTTCTGATCCTGGTATGGGTGTTGTTCGTCACGTTGATGCAGGCTATGACTTAGCGGTTCAAACTGCGAAAGAAAAAGGCGTTAACATTCCAATGATGAAATAA
- a CDS encoding FMN-binding glutamate synthase family protein, whose product MSEALLVIISILLFLMLLLIVFFIITFFIKKRTHHSILKLHPYLGRMRYLLEKIGPEFRQYWFDHDTDGKPFSRYDFQSVMFLAKYRSEILGFGSKRNFEESGYYIANTLFPTLTDELSVNLTQEREGKKYMIHKEGLFSRREKLTADTTNLWLYEEDDAIIVGENRKYPWKLYGMFGASATSYGAIGENYILSAGFGAKMAGGSWINTGEGGVIPEHLHTGANIVAQIGPGLFGYRDEDGNFSMKEFMEKAKESNIKAFELKFGQGAKIRGGHLEGQKVNEKIASVRKVREGETINSPNRFSFINSAAEALYFIQDLQENGGKPVGMKIVIGQQKPLEDLLKTMKELNIYPDFITIDGSEGGSGATYKSMADSMGLPLIPALLTFIDTANHYGVRDKLKVFASGKLITPDKVAIALAIGADAVNSARGFMMASGCIMALQCNSGQCPSGVATTNPHYQKALDPYEKKWRVMNYIISMRYSLFSLAAAAGEKSPRHLTREHIVFKDERGKIVPLSELFPTVNRK is encoded by the coding sequence ATGAGTGAAGCGCTACTCGTTATTATTAGTATATTGCTCTTTTTGATGCTACTTTTAATTGTCTTTTTTATTATTACATTTTTTATTAAAAAACGGACGCATCATTCTATATTAAAACTGCATCCATACTTAGGTAGAATGCGCTATTTACTCGAAAAAATAGGCCCGGAATTTCGGCAATATTGGTTTGATCATGATACTGACGGAAAGCCTTTTTCGCGCTACGATTTTCAAAGTGTTATGTTTCTAGCGAAATATCGTTCTGAAATACTTGGTTTTGGATCAAAACGGAATTTTGAGGAATCTGGCTATTATATCGCTAATACATTATTCCCCACATTAACAGATGAATTAAGTGTGAATCTCACGCAAGAACGTGAGGGGAAAAAGTATATGATTCATAAAGAAGGATTATTTTCAAGAAGAGAAAAATTGACGGCGGATACAACAAACCTTTGGTTGTATGAAGAAGATGATGCAATTATAGTCGGCGAAAATCGTAAATATCCATGGAAACTGTATGGTATGTTTGGAGCGTCAGCAACTTCTTACGGTGCGATTGGGGAAAATTATATTTTATCAGCTGGGTTTGGTGCAAAAATGGCAGGTGGTTCGTGGATTAATACTGGGGAAGGGGGCGTAATTCCAGAACATTTACATACGGGTGCGAATATCGTTGCGCAAATTGGTCCGGGATTATTCGGATACCGTGACGAGGACGGGAATTTTTCGATGAAAGAGTTTATGGAAAAGGCGAAAGAAAGTAATATTAAAGCGTTTGAATTGAAATTTGGGCAAGGAGCCAAAATACGTGGTGGTCATTTAGAAGGACAGAAGGTAAATGAGAAAATCGCTTCCGTTCGGAAAGTACGAGAAGGTGAAACGATTAATTCGCCAAATCGATTTTCATTTATTAATAGTGCGGCAGAGGCTTTATATTTTATTCAAGATTTGCAAGAAAACGGTGGTAAACCAGTGGGCATGAAAATTGTAATTGGTCAACAGAAGCCTTTGGAAGATTTATTAAAAACAATGAAAGAATTAAACATCTATCCAGATTTTATTACAATCGACGGTTCAGAAGGTGGATCAGGTGCAACGTATAAATCGATGGCAGATAGTATGGGGCTACCGCTGATACCGGCATTACTTACATTTATTGATACGGCGAATCATTACGGTGTTCGGGATAAATTAAAGGTGTTTGCCTCAGGGAAATTAATCACACCAGATAAAGTAGCGATTGCTTTAGCTATCGGTGCAGATGCCGTAAATTCAGCACGCGGCTTCATGATGGCAAGTGGCTGTATTATGGCGCTTCAATGTAATTCAGGGCAATGCCCATCGGGTGTTGCAACTACGAATCCGCACTACCAAAAAGCATTAGATCCGTATGAGAAGAAATGGAGGGTAATGAACTATATTATTAGTATGAGATATAGTTTGTTTTCATTAGCGGCAGCCGCGGGAGAAAAGAGCCCGCGCCATTTAACGAGAGAGCATATTGTGTTTAAAGATGAAAGGGGAAAAATTGTTCCGCTATCGGAGCTGTTCCCTACAGTAAATCGAAAATAA
- the hutG gene encoding formimidoylglutamase, which produces MEHGHYLKKNAKFIDREVTKWSEMIKDWEEGEEIFGAALIGAPLSKPSISHSGACFAPKTIRSMLDAYSTYAITEGHDMKESVLHDCGDITMHVTDIKESHNRIAKTVGHLTKVNPKMIPIVLGGDHSISFPSITGFANSKGKIGIIQFDAHHDLRNLDDGGPSNGTPFRSLLENDVIIGKQLVQIGIRNFSNARAYHEYAKEHGVTVYTMKDVREREIKDLISESIEILRKQGVTSIYISLDMDVLDQAFAPGCPAIGPGGMDSTTLLDAIEFLGKEPLVQGMDIVEIDPTLDFRDMTSRVAAQVIMSFLLARETISKQVSI; this is translated from the coding sequence GTGGAGCACGGCCACTATTTAAAGAAAAATGCAAAGTTTATCGATCGCGAAGTAACGAAATGGAGCGAAATGATTAAAGATTGGGAGGAAGGGGAGGAAATATTCGGTGCTGCCTTAATTGGAGCACCCCTTTCTAAACCATCTATTAGTCATTCAGGAGCATGTTTTGCACCAAAAACAATTCGTTCAATGTTAGATGCATATAGCACGTACGCAATTACAGAAGGACATGATATGAAAGAAAGTGTTCTTCATGATTGCGGTGATATTACGATGCATGTGACAGATATAAAAGAGAGTCATAACCGAATTGCGAAAACAGTTGGTCACTTGACGAAAGTAAATCCGAAAATGATACCAATCGTTCTTGGTGGTGACCACTCGATTAGTTTTCCGAGTATAACTGGTTTTGCAAATAGTAAAGGGAAGATCGGTATTATTCAGTTTGATGCCCATCATGATTTACGTAATTTAGATGATGGTGGTCCATCAAATGGTACACCGTTCCGTAGTTTGCTAGAAAATGATGTGATTATAGGAAAACAACTCGTTCAAATTGGGATTCGTAATTTTTCAAATGCACGAGCGTACCATGAATATGCAAAAGAGCATGGCGTGACAGTGTATACAATGAAAGATGTAAGAGAGCGAGAAATAAAAGATCTTATTTCAGAAAGTATTGAAATATTAAGAAAACAAGGTGTGACTTCTATTTATATTTCTCTTGATATGGACGTACTAGACCAAGCGTTTGCGCCAGGCTGTCCAGCAATTGGCCCTGGTGGAATGGATAGTACAACTTTACTTGATGCAATTGAATTCCTGGGTAAAGAGCCACTCGTTCAAGGGATGGATATAGTAGAAATTGATCCAACTCTTGATTTTAGGGATATGACGAGTAGAGTAGCTGCGCAAGTGATTATGAGTTTTCTTTTAGCGCGAGAAACGATTAGTAAACAGGTTAGTATATAA
- a CDS encoding phosphotransferase, with amino-acid sequence MSNYENEEMLTGGNVSNVYRSEDTVRRELKQGSTKIHKLLNHLENKGFSYAPKFLGIDDKDREILSFIEGEAGNYPLKEYMWSDDVLKEIAKMLRLYHDAVSDFPLSDDWKPMDNTPNKIEVVCHNDFAIYNIIFNNEKPVGIIDFDVAGPGPRLWDIAYTLYTCVPLSRVYYKETGEAVYYSSLQHADRIKQRVKLFFESYGGGMEEDYLEMVLLRLEGLCKYMKRKAKEGDMNFKKMIDEGHLDHYENDIKFIREHGREWM; translated from the coding sequence ATGTCAAACTACGAAAATGAAGAAATGCTAACGGGAGGGAATGTCTCAAACGTATATCGTTCGGAAGATACTGTTCGACGAGAATTAAAGCAAGGCAGTACCAAAATTCATAAGCTATTAAATCATTTGGAAAACAAAGGTTTTAGTTATGCACCAAAGTTTTTAGGTATTGATGATAAAGATAGAGAGATATTATCATTTATTGAAGGAGAAGCTGGTAATTATCCTTTAAAAGAGTACATGTGGTCTGATGATGTTTTAAAAGAAATAGCGAAGATGCTCCGTCTTTATCATGATGCTGTGAGTGATTTCCCGTTATCAGATGATTGGAAACCGATGGATAATACTCCAAATAAAATAGAGGTTGTATGCCATAATGATTTTGCAATATACAACATTATTTTTAATAATGAAAAACCAGTAGGTATTATTGATTTTGATGTTGCTGGTCCTGGACCAAGACTTTGGGATATAGCCTATACTCTTTACACTTGTGTCCCATTAAGTAGAGTTTATTATAAGGAAACAGGTGAGGCAGTTTATTATAGTTCATTACAGCATGCGGATCGTATAAAGCAAAGGGTTAAATTGTTTTTTGAATCTTACGGTGGGGGTATGGAAGAAGATTATCTGGAGATGGTATTGCTACGATTAGAAGGGTTATGTAAATATATGAAAAGAAAAGCTAAAGAAGGCGATATGAACTTCAAAAAAATGATAGATGAAGGACACCTTGACCATTATGAAAACGATATTAAATTCATTCGTGAACATGGAAGAGAATGGATGTAA
- a CDS encoding alkene reductase gives MTSSNNKAANIYAGTNINNWGSFENIDETKVFDPIQIGSWSLRNRIAMAPMTRCFANNETGVVGTDVVEYYQKRAADGIGLIITEGIVISPRAKGNPGVPGIYTQAQIDSWKPVTEAVHKEGGTIIAQIWHVGRMSHHEIIGGQMPQAPSAIAAEGNVPRFRKPFDTPEAMTIEEIKEVIGQYAQAAKNAIEAGFDGVEIHGAHGYLIDQFTYEFANKRTDKYGGDLKQRLTFMKEVTAAVIEAVGANKTLLRFSAFKGDNPAYMWENPELAIETFVNMFKEVGLTMIHPSTMNYTQVIADGKNFHQLVRKYWDGTIVGVGNLNPKEAEEALQEGTIDVAAFGRPLIANPDFVHRIKKAESLVEYDAKEHLATLV, from the coding sequence ATGACAAGTTCAAACAATAAAGCAGCAAATATTTATGCAGGAACAAATATAAATAATTGGGGATCTTTTGAAAACATTGATGAAACAAAGGTGTTTGATCCGATTCAAATTGGATCTTGGTCTCTTCGTAATCGCATAGCGATGGCACCGATGACGAGATGTTTTGCAAATAATGAGACCGGGGTAGTTGGTACTGATGTAGTAGAGTATTACCAAAAACGTGCTGCGGATGGGATTGGATTAATTATTACAGAAGGAATTGTCATTAGCCCGAGAGCAAAAGGGAATCCGGGAGTACCAGGTATTTATACACAAGCGCAAATTGATTCTTGGAAACCTGTTACAGAGGCAGTACATAAAGAAGGCGGAACGATTATTGCTCAAATATGGCATGTTGGACGTATGAGTCATCACGAAATAATTGGTGGTCAAATGCCGCAAGCGCCGTCTGCTATTGCTGCGGAGGGTAATGTTCCGCGTTTTCGTAAACCGTTTGATACACCAGAAGCAATGACAATAGAAGAAATAAAAGAAGTTATCGGTCAATATGCACAAGCTGCAAAGAACGCAATCGAAGCTGGATTTGATGGAGTAGAAATTCACGGTGCACACGGATATTTAATTGATCAATTTACTTATGAATTTGCAAATAAGCGCACAGATAAATATGGTGGTGATTTAAAGCAAAGGTTAACATTTATGAAAGAAGTAACCGCGGCTGTAATTGAAGCAGTTGGAGCTAATAAAACACTGCTTCGCTTCTCTGCCTTTAAAGGTGATAACCCTGCCTATATGTGGGAAAACCCAGAACTTGCGATTGAAACTTTTGTAAATATGTTTAAAGAAGTTGGATTAACGATGATTCACCCTTCAACGATGAATTATACGCAAGTTATTGCTGACGGAAAGAATTTTCATCAATTAGTAAGAAAATATTGGGATGGTACTATTGTTGGGGTGGGCAATTTGAATCCGAAAGAGGCAGAAGAAGCATTGCAAGAAGGAACAATTGATGTAGCGGCGTTCGGAAGACCATTAATCGCTAACCCAGATTTTGTTCATCGAATTAAAAAAGCTGAAAGTTTAGTTGAATATGACGCGAAAGAGCATCTTGCTACGTTAGTGTGA
- a CDS encoding CarD family transcriptional regulator encodes MFQIGDNIVYPMHGAGIIKAIEEKEISGEKQQYYVIKMSASNMEVMIPIGKVLTSNIRPVTDIKALTNIIDIFQHGESDRLLTWKQRYKVNTDKIKTGKIQEGAEVVRDLLRMQKEKALNASEKKMLDNAHEFLISELGLIEGITENQIKSFC; translated from the coding sequence TTGTTTCAAATTGGCGATAACATCGTTTATCCAATGCACGGAGCAGGTATAATTAAAGCCATAGAAGAAAAGGAAATCTCAGGAGAAAAACAACAGTATTATGTTATAAAAATGTCGGCTAGTAATATGGAAGTGATGATTCCTATTGGGAAAGTATTGACTTCAAATATACGACCAGTCACAGATATAAAGGCATTAACAAACATAATAGATATTTTTCAGCACGGGGAATCAGATAGATTACTGACGTGGAAACAAAGGTATAAAGTGAACACAGACAAAATAAAAACGGGTAAAATACAAGAAGGTGCTGAAGTTGTACGTGATTTATTACGTATGCAGAAAGAAAAAGCACTTAATGCAAGCGAAAAGAAAATGTTAGATAATGCACATGAATTTTTGATTAGTGAACTGGGATTAATTGAAGGTATCACAGAAAATCAAATAAAAAGCTTTTGTTAA